Below is a genomic region from Armatimonadia bacterium.
GTGGAGCTTGAGGAGGGTAGCTGGCGTCCGGACTGGCGGAACATGGAGATCATCGACCCCTCACAACCCACGGGCCCCGAAGCCCTGGGCAGACGCGTGGCGAGCAAATCGACACAGGCTGCCTGCCAGAGCAACATGAAGCAACTCGGTCTGGCGCTGCTGATGTACTGCCAGGACTACGACGAGAAGATGCCGATCGCGGACCGCTGGTGCGATGCGGTCTTCCCCTACTGCAAGAACGAGGCGATCTTCACCTGCCCGGCTGACAAGGAGCAATGGAGCTACGCCATGAACTACAAGCTCAGCCGCCAGCTCATGGCGAGGATAGAGCAGCCCGCCTGGACCATCGCTCTCTTCGAGTCCGAGCCCAGTCGCCGCAATGCCTGGGACAAGGACGCTCCGGCGGGGGCCAGTCTCGCCAGTCCACCCCGGCATGGTGACTTCAACAACTTCGCCTTCACCGACGGGCATGTGAAGGCGCTGCGCACTCCCGAAGTGCGGCCGGAGATGTACCGCCTGGTCGGCAATCCGGGCTTCCTCGCCCCGGCGCCTCAAGGGCCGGACACACCCGTACCGGCACCGCCTGCGCCAGGACCTGCACCGGCCGAGCCCGGGGAGTAGCCCTTCGCGAGCCAGTCTGAGACAGTACGCGACCCACAACCACGGGCCGGCAGGTGCGCCTTCAGGGCGCTACCTACCGGCCCGTCGTGCTATCGACCTGGCACGAGAGGAGACATGCCGTCAACCGAGCTGGGCCATGGGCCTCATCGCTCCCGCACGAGTAGATGCTGCCAACCACTTACCTCCCGGGGGGAATCCGAATGGACGTCGATCGCGTCGGTCGAGTACACGTGACCTTTGCAGTGCTGCTGGCAATCGCTGTTCCCGCGGCCATGTTCGTTCATGGCAAGGCGACCGCGTACATGGACTCGCAACTCGCCGCGGCTGCCGTGACGAAGGCTTTGCTCTGCTTGCCGCAGAGCACTGCACTGGCGCGGACAGAGCGAGACGGAGATACCGAGACGTCCACGACCACGATCTCCGAGGCGGACTCGGTTGCCTTGCTCAAGGTCGTCGATCGCTACCGCCAACTCCTCTCTGAGGACAGGGCCGACCTCGCCTGGCAACTCCTCCATCCCGACACCTATGGCGGCAAGAAGCAGGAGGCGTGGGTAAAGCAGCAGGAGGAGCTTCACCGCGGCCTTCTCTCCTCGGATCGCTCGCGCTGGAGCCTGCTCCTCTATGGTAAGAGCCACCGGATCGCGGAGACCATGGTGGCCGACGACCTCGCCCACCTTCGACTTGTGATGGAGGTCGAGGACCGATCCACGGTTGTGCTCCGCAGACGGGACGGTGAATGGGCCGTTGACCTTGCCGAGACGACGAAGGCCGACGTCGAGAACTCGATGCACAGTCGCCTCAAGTGGCTGGAGGGCGACGACCGCGTCCAGCGTCTCCTCGGCCTGACGATCACCGCTGATGACTACGGCCGCGTGTCCACGCGTCTCCCGATGACCTCCTTGCCGGTGGAGGACTACCGCCGCGAGATCACCTCGATGGGGGCAGAAGGCGACCGGGCAAGGGTGGACTTCGTGGCACGCGGGAAGGTTCACTTCCTGGTGCCGGTGGAGCTCAAGGAAGGCGAATGGCAGCCGGTCTGGCGTCACATGGAGGTGCTCGATCCCAAGGCTCCGACCAGGACGCCGAGGAAGGGAGAGTACCTGGGTGAGTTGTCGCCGATCGCGGCGTGCGCGTGGCGCATGAAGGAGCTCAGCCTGGCGATGGCCGCGTACCGACAGGACTATGATGATTGCATGCCAATCGCAGACCGATGGTGCGATGCGACGCTGCCCTACGTGTTTACCGAGGACAACTACTCCTGCCCGGCCGACGATGGAGACTGGAGCTATGCCCTGAACTACAAGTTCAGCCGCCAGCCGATGCGCATGGTGGCGTCACCGGGACGGACCGTCCTGCTGTTCGAGTCGGAGCCCAGCCGTCGCAACGCCTGGGATCAGCAGGGCCAGCCCGGCACGAGTCTTGCAGACCCGGCGCGCCATGGTCAGGTCAACAACTTCTGCTTCGCCGATGGGCATGTGAAGCCGCTGCGCAGGTCCGAGGTCCAGCCGGCGATGTACCGCCTTGTGGGCAACCCGGGCCTGCCTCGATCGCCGAAAGAGCCCGTCACCAACGACGAGTAGCCGCCCGCGAGGGTGACGAAGGACCAGGAGTGACCGACCAACAGGGACCGGGGGAGGGCGCTCAGCGCGACAGCCCGGTCCGTTTCACTACCAGCACACCCCAAAGGAGGGTAGTCATGGCAAAGACCGACGCCGCACTCCTGCTGCACTTCTATGAGGACATGCTGCGCATCCGGTTCTTCGAGGAGAAGATCCGCGATGTCATGCTGCCACAGAAGCTCTTCCGGGGCAGCTCACACCTCTCCCTCGGCCAGGAAGCAGTGGCTGTGGGAACGGTCCACGCCCTGCGTGAGGACGACTCCGTGATCAGTACCCATCGCGGTCACGGCCACGCGATCGCCAGGGGTATGGACATGGAGGCCATGTTCGCCGAGATCCTGGGGCGACGCACGGGATGCTGTCGGGGCAAGGGCGGCTCCATGCACCTGTCCGACGCCTCTCGCCACTTCATCGGCGAGAACCCGGTAGTCGGCTCGAACGCTCCCATGGCCTGCGGTCTGGCGCTGGCGGCTCGTCTCGAAGGCTCCGACCGTCTCGTCGCCAGCTTCTTCGGCGAAGGCGCGCTCAACACCGGGGCCTTCAATGAGGCTGCGAACATGGCCGCGCTCTGGAGCCTGCCGGTCCTGTTTGTGTGCGAGAACAACCTCTACGCCATCTCCGTGCCGGTGGAGAAGTCCAGCGCGATCCTGGAGCTGGAGAACCGCGCCTGCTCCTATGGTCTCAGCGGACGCCGGCGCAGTGGGATGGACGTGATGGAGGTGTATGAGACCGTGCGGGGCCTGGCCGAGCAGATGCGGGCTCATCCCGCGCCGGTCTTTGTGGTCTTCGATACCTACCGCTTTGAAGGCCATCACACTGCCGACAAACAGAGCTATCGCACGAAGGAGCAGGTGCTGGAGGAGTTCCGTGCCCACGACCCAATCCATCTTCTCGAGCGAGCGATGATCGACGACCACACGGTGAGTCTCGACGAGACCATCGCCTACCGCGACCGGACTCGCACCGAAGTCGAGGAGGCCTTTGCCCGAGCCCTTGAGGCGCCCTGGCCGGACCCTAAGGAGGCACTCGAAGGGGTCTATGCACCGGGCCCTGAGGCAGCCGCGGCCTCGAAGGGAGTGGTCTAGGATGGCCGAACCCCGGATGCGCGACATCACCATGGCCCAGGCGATCCGCACCGCACTTCGCGAGGAGATGAAACGTGACGAGAAGGTGATTCTCTTCGGGGAGGATGTGGCCCAGTACGGCGGCGTCTACGGGGCAACGACGGGTCTGCAGAAGGAGTTCGGCGCCGACCGCGTGCGCGATACTCCCATCTCCGAAATGGCGATTGCCGGGATGGCCGTCGGCGCTGCTCTGGCAGGCTGGCGTCCCGTCGCCGAGATCATGTACTGCGACTTCCTCGCCCACGCCGCGGATGCCATCGTCAACAATGCCGCCAAGTGGCGGTACATGAGCGGCGGCCAGTTCAAGGTTCCGCTGGTGGTACGCTCACCGGCAGGTGGTGGCGCCGGATATGCGGCCCAGCACTCGCAGAATCTGGAGGCGTGGTTTTGCCATATCCCCGGCCTCAAGGTGGTCATGCCCGGAGTGCCCAGGGACGCCCGCGGGCTGCTCAAGGCGGCCATCCGCGACGACAACCCGGTGGTGTTCCTGGAGCACAAGGCCCACTACACCTACAAGGGTCTCGTCCCGGCCGAGGAGGAGGTCCTCCCGCTCGGTGTGGCCGAGATCAAGCGCCAGGGCACCGATGTCACTCTGGTCGCCTGGTCGAAGACCCTGACCTTCGCACTTGAGGCCGTCGAGGTCCTTGCCGAGAAGGGCATCAGCGTCGAGCTCCTCGACCCGCGAACGCTGCAGCCCCTGGACGTGGACACGCTGTGCAACTCCGTCGCCAAGACCGGGCACCTGGCGATTGCCCACGAGGCGGTCACCTTCGCGGGCTTCGGTGCGGAGATCGTCGCGCAGGTCACCGAGCACGCCTGGGACAGCCTGAAACGACCGCCGCTTCGGATCGGCGCACCCTTCGTGCCTCTGCCCTACTCGCAGCCGATGGAGAGCTTCGTCATCCCGCAGGTGGCGGACATCGTGCAGGGGATCGAAGGGCTGCTGGACGGGACGCGGACCGGGGCGCGCTGAACGATTCTGGGGTGAAATCCGGTCGCGCAAGAGGATATGCAGTGGCAGAGAGGGAACTGTGGGTAGAAGTAGCCCAAGCACAGACTTGCCCCTCATCACTTACGCGGATGGCGATAAATGGCTCTCCCTGTTCCTCTCTCTGCCCTGGACAAGATACGGCACAGCATCGAAGCCCAGCGTGCGCAAGTGAGGTCCGACCTCATAGGCCACCTGAGCACCATCGACCCCTTCGAGTTCGAGCATCTCATCAAGGAGTTGCTCGAACGGATGAGTTTCACGGACTGTGAGGTCACTCAGCGCAGCAAGGACGGCGGCATCGATCTCCTCGCCAACTTCTCAATCGGCATCAGTGACATCAGAACCGTCTGCCAGGTGAAGCGCCAGAAGGCCAGCATCGGCGCTCCCGTCCTGCAGCAGTTCTACGGTGCCATGAACGCGCTGAAGGTCAATTCCAACGTTCATCTGGGCCTGTTCGTAACGACATCTCATTTTGCGTCAAGCGCCGTGACCTGGGTCGAGCAGTCGGCCCTGCCGTTGGCCCTGATCGACGGCGATCGTCTCGCGGACCTACTCATCGAGCACGGCGTGCTGGTGCGGTCAGTTGAGATGCCGCCGGGCCTCGAGCTGACAACCGCCGCCGTCGAGGATGCTGGTGAGGCGCAGCCCGAAGACGCAGAAGGGGAAGTGGACCCCGTCACGGCCTCCCAGGTGACTGAGCACAAGCAGCTCTTCCGATGGCCTCTGGAGTGGGGGCCCGGCGACAGCTACGTCCTGCGGGCCGAGTACCTGCCCGACCCGTCCCTTAGCTTCGAGGTCGGAGGCGTACGGGTCCCTCCCGAAGGTGACTTCGTCGCGGCGCGTACCAAGCTTCAGAAGCAGATCCTTGCGCACATGGAGCAGATCTTCCCCGATCTCCCGAAAGGGCGCCAGGCAGCACGGTCCTGGAGCGGGGTTCACAAGGTGTACCCGGCCGAGCACTACGGCAAGTAGCTGCCTAGCGCCTCAGGATCGCTGCCACGTAGCCGCCCGGGATCCGCAACTCCGTGTAGGTGTGGCCGTCCTGCGTGACCGTCGGCGCCTTCCAGGGCAATTCCTTGCCGGTGCGGTCGAAGACGTGGACCTCATGGCGTGAGCCGTCAGCCCAGCCGAAGTTCCCGCTCCGGTTGGTCAGGATGCGCTCCTGGCCGATGATGAACCCCTCGTGCAACTCGATCGGTGTGATCGGCCACATGTACCGGCTGAGCCCCGGCTGGGTCACGTTCTCCGTCGCCTGCTGGTGGTAGTAGTAGTACAGGCAGCCGTAGTCCAGGAAGCGGCGGATATTGTCCATGACGTCCTGCTCGGTGCGCTCCGTGAGGTGATCGCCCAGACCGATGGGGGTATACAGGTGCGACTTCACGAGGTTGGTGATCGAGCCCGTCTCCACGAACCGCGGGAAGTGGAGGCCAGTCTCGGTCTCCGTCACCGGGTTGCCGTTGCCGATCAGCGGGTGCCCGGCCCCCATGATCTTCTGGATCATCTTGACCCGGAAGGGGTTGGTGATCAGCGTCACGTGAGAGACCTTCCGCGTCAGCTCATTGGTCTTCGCGTCGATGAACCCGCTGCAGCCGTCCCAGGGCTCGCCGAAGTGCCACGTCTCCGAGCTCCAGGAGAGCTCATCCCAGTACACGCCGTCGGCTCCGAGGTCGTCAGGTCCGGTGCCGAGGATGAGGTCCACATTGCGCTCCATCGCTCGGCCATAGGCGTTCTCAAGGGTCGGGAAGAACAGCGGGTAGATCGGGTTTCGGTAGTCCGCCTGCTCCCCCGAGGCCTTCAGCAGACGATCCGACTTGTACTTCTGCGACGCTCCCTCCTCGGTGCTGATGAACACGTGGTAGTAGACCAGAGTCTTGAGCTGTGGCCGCACCCGCTTGAGGTGGGCCAGCAGGTCGCGCTGCGGCTTGTGGTCGACCAGCGGGAAGGCAGTCCCGTGCGGGTACTTGCCCTGGTACAGGGGCGCTGAGATGGAGCAGGAGGCATAGCGCAAGGAGAGCTTGTCAACCCAGTTTGCGGCCTGCTCGTCGGTCCACTTCGTGAAGGGCTCACGGGCCGTGACAAAGGCGAAGCTGCCGTCGAGACGGAAGTTGGTGGACTGCGACCAGCGGACGGCGTTGACGAAGTCGTAGTAGTCGCCCGAGTGGACCGGGAAGATCCACCACTGCGTCATCCGGCTCTCGTGCGGCTTGAGAACGAAGTAGTCATCGGCGAAGCCGCCCGTGGTGCCGGCGAAGTAGTTGCGCGAGTGGACTCGCGTGACGTCGTCCACCGGCATCAGGCCAATCCCAGCGTCGCCGGCCTTCACAAAGGTGGTCGGGTTGGCGGGCTCCTGGTCCGAGCCCTGTTTGAGCGGGCGCTTGAGACCGTTGAGGTAGACGGCCTCCGGCGCCTCGGACAGCGATAGCTCGTGGTGGATTCGCACCGGGAGGTCTGCATCGGTCAGGTTCATGAGGGTGTCGCGGACCTGCACGCACCTGGGCAAGGTGAGCACTTGCCGCACCACCCGGCGCTGCGAGTTGGTGGCCGTCACCATCGCCATCATCCCCCAACCAAGCGCGGTATCGGAAGCCACCTGCTCCGACACGAACCCATCCCACTGCCCGCCGGGGATCGAGAACCGCGAGTTCACGAGCCAGCGCCGTCCGTCCGCAGCGATCGACAGGCCGCTCTTGCCGTCCCGGTCCATCTGCACCAGGGGCACGGTGTTCGGCGTCGGTGCAGGCTCATAGAAGGGCAGCGGACCTTCTGGTGGTCCGGCCTGCAGTGCCGGGGCCTCGAAGGGTCGCACGTTCTCCCAGGCGAACTTCACCGACCGCACCTTGACGACTCGCGTGTCGACCGTCGAGGTGTTCTCCAGGACGAGCTCGTTCTCGCCCTCTCGGAGCAGATCGGTGACCACGAACTTGAGGTCGGAGGCATGCCCGTCAACTGACTTGTAGTTGCTGTCGGCGGTGTTGGCAATCGTGTAGTCGGGCGCGTAGTATAGGAAGTACCCGCCGCCGCTGTAGGTGCTCAGGAGACGACCGTCAGCGAAGGAGAACTGGCGACCGCGGTAGACGTGGCGCTCAACCTCCAGCTTGACGCCGTTGAGGATCGGCCACAGCAGCGAGGTACCGCCTGCCAGTTTGGGAGAGTCGATGCGGGCCTCGAGCGAGA
It encodes:
- a CDS encoding thiamine pyrophosphate-dependent enzyme; this encodes MAKTDAALLLHFYEDMLRIRFFEEKIRDVMLPQKLFRGSSHLSLGQEAVAVGTVHALREDDSVISTHRGHGHAIARGMDMEAMFAEILGRRTGCCRGKGGSMHLSDASRHFIGENPVVGSNAPMACGLALAARLEGSDRLVASFFGEGALNTGAFNEAANMAALWSLPVLFVCENNLYAISVPVEKSSAILELENRACSYGLSGRRRSGMDVMEVYETVRGLAEQMRAHPAPVFVVFDTYRFEGHHTADKQSYRTKEQVLEEFRAHDPIHLLERAMIDDHTVSLDETIAYRDRTRTEVEEAFARALEAPWPDPKEALEGVYAPGPEAAAASKGVV
- a CDS encoding alpha-ketoacid dehydrogenase subunit beta, with product MAEPRMRDITMAQAIRTALREEMKRDEKVILFGEDVAQYGGVYGATTGLQKEFGADRVRDTPISEMAIAGMAVGAALAGWRPVAEIMYCDFLAHAADAIVNNAAKWRYMSGGQFKVPLVVRSPAGGGAGYAAQHSQNLEAWFCHIPGLKVVMPGVPRDARGLLKAAIRDDNPVVFLEHKAHYTYKGLVPAEEEVLPLGVAEIKRQGTDVTLVAWSKTLTFALEAVEVLAEKGISVELLDPRTLQPLDVDTLCNSVAKTGHLAIAHEAVTFAGFGAEIVAQVTEHAWDSLKRPPLRIGAPFVPLPYSQPMESFVIPQVADIVQGIEGLLDGTRTGAR
- a CDS encoding restriction endonuclease, whose product is MALPVPLSALDKIRHSIEAQRAQVRSDLIGHLSTIDPFEFEHLIKELLERMSFTDCEVTQRSKDGGIDLLANFSIGISDIRTVCQVKRQKASIGAPVLQQFYGAMNALKVNSNVHLGLFVTTSHFASSAVTWVEQSALPLALIDGDRLADLLIEHGVLVRSVEMPPGLELTTAAVEDAGEAQPEDAEGEVDPVTASQVTEHKQLFRWPLEWGPGDSYVLRAEYLPDPSLSFEVGGVRVPPEGDFVAARTKLQKQILAHMEQIFPDLPKGRQAARSWSGVHKVYPAEHYGK